One genomic window of Helicobacter canis includes the following:
- a CDS encoding DNA ligase, with amino-acid sequence MTSLRYRIHFLLLLCGLLAYAKDLPQSEQAQSKKPPQVLLLMDYHKAKPNNLQEYVMSEKLDGVRALWNGKQLITRNGRVINAPACFTKDFPPFMLDGELWIGRGEFEKILALVQKDCTHCPCHSPSTDKHQSLWDKVGYYVFDVPACGLESSQKAPKPCTLLERLSVLESYLSSQAGKATRITPIKHQPITSEKELFAHLRDLSKQGAEGLVLRKINAPYEQTRSTNALKLKLYEDTECKVIAHHKGKGKYASKLGSLTCEQEITTNGAKRTLRFKIGSGFSDKERDDPPPIGSIITYKFYGYTKNGVPRFATFHRIYRNP; translated from the coding sequence ATGACTTCCCTGCGATATAGAATCCACTTTTTGCTCCTACTATGTGGGCTACTCGCCTATGCAAAAGATCTACCCCAAAGCGAGCAAGCACAAAGCAAAAAGCCCCCGCAAGTGCTGCTGCTTATGGACTATCACAAAGCCAAGCCTAACAATCTCCAAGAATATGTAATGAGTGAAAAGCTTGATGGCGTGCGTGCCTTATGGAATGGCAAGCAGCTTATCACGCGCAATGGCAGAGTGATCAACGCCCCTGCTTGCTTTACCAAAGATTTTCCGCCCTTTATGCTTGATGGCGAGCTATGGATAGGTAGGGGGGAGTTTGAAAAGATCTTAGCCCTTGTGCAAAAAGACTGCACACACTGCCCCTGCCATAGCCCCAGCACAGACAAGCACCAAAGCTTGTGGGACAAAGTGGGGTATTATGTCTTTGATGTGCCAGCTTGTGGGCTAGAATCCAGCCAGAAAGCCCCCAAGCCCTGCACGCTGCTTGAGCGACTTAGCGTGCTAGAATCTTATCTATCAAGCCAAGCAGGCAAAGCAACGCGCATTACCCCTATCAAACATCAGCCAATCACAAGTGAAAAGGAGCTTTTTGCGCATTTGCGAGATCTAAGCAAGCAGGGTGCAGAAGGACTAGTGCTAAGAAAGATCAACGCCCCTTATGAGCAAACACGCAGCACAAATGCCCTAAAGCTCAAGCTCTATGAAGATACAGAGTGCAAAGTCATAGCCCACCACAAAGGCAAGGGCAAATACGCTAGCAAGCTAGGCTCTCTAACTTGCGAGCAAGAAATCACCACCAATGGCGCAAAACGCACACTGCGCTTTAAAATCGGCAGCGGCTTTAGCGATAAAGAGCGCGATGATCCACCGCCCATAGGCTCTATCATCACCTATAAATTCTACGGCTATACCAAAAATGGCGTGCCGAGATTTGCGACTTTTCATAGGATCTATCGCAATCCCTAA
- a CDS encoding LPP20 family lipoprotein, with translation MQRLMGYCIALVLLAGCGSAPPSWFLGSESAKQHGARFYGVGTGKSFESAKQSAIDDLAQSVQTQVRSSTHIHNAQHNDKLTTTLSQHIQLDSASLSLQNLQITNKAYKHGTYYVQVGISKEHLLAPLRAQLQETLAPAKHLSSTDPSCLSLRDFGVLESSLRRANAIMPILSALQAPTPKLFSQLLTLYDHTPKPMLNVAYYGLSAAQSSALSAEISKLATITKDKAPLLSISATSTKNAKGASITLQITLLDCAQRAIFQASIQESQASYDYALKRAGIVLYKKLRAFMQGEDDFPAI, from the coding sequence CTGGTTTTTAGGCAGTGAGAGTGCCAAGCAGCACGGAGCTAGATTCTATGGGGTCGGCACGGGGAAAAGCTTTGAGAGTGCCAAGCAGTCTGCCATTGATGACCTAGCCCAAAGTGTGCAGACCCAAGTGCGCTCCTCTACGCATATCCACAACGCCCAGCATAATGACAAGCTCACAACCACGCTCTCCCAGCATATACAGCTAGACTCCGCCTCTCTCTCCTTGCAAAATCTCCAAATCACCAACAAAGCCTACAAGCACGGCACATACTATGTCCAAGTAGGCATTAGCAAAGAGCATTTACTCGCTCCACTACGCGCCCAGCTACAAGAGACCCTAGCCCCTGCCAAGCACCTTAGCAGCACAGATCCTAGCTGCCTTAGCCTAAGAGATTTTGGCGTGCTAGAATCCAGCTTGCGCCGTGCTAATGCTATTATGCCTATCCTATCAGCACTGCAAGCCCCTACGCCAAAGCTTTTTAGCCAGCTACTCACTCTCTATGACCACACCCCAAAGCCTATGCTAAATGTCGCCTACTATGGGCTAAGTGCCGCACAAAGCTCCGCCCTTAGCGCAGAGATTTCTAAGCTTGCTACTATCACCAAGGACAAAGCCCCCTTGCTTAGTATCTCTGCTACAAGCACCAAAAATGCGAAAGGAGCAAGCATAACGCTGCAAATCACACTGCTAGATTGCGCCCAAAGAGCTATTTTCCAAGCAAGCATACAAGAGAGCCAAGCAAGCTATGACTACGCGCTAAAGCGTGCAGGTATCGTGCTATACAAAAAACTCCGCGCATTTATGCAAGGCGAAGATGACTTCCCTGCGATATAG
- a CDS encoding LTA synthase family protein, with amino-acid sequence MKNSTSNTAIPRILEQKQQLESKSVDKKQTQPLVNPTASKLKLESTFEQNSHSAHNAHLSSSRALRQQGVAIHKSAQVDSSVDCHATALARNDRENSPCEKVDSRDNAENIKNLESTFDNAAQKSKKADSRVEAQSFHIILLTSTLFTQAFFARAGVFFCSFCVFFPFFATLWVRRTFGKVDLSQIIFHLRFPVAPNAIDVDFVFAFLGVALLPSLAISLALTHPSGTARVFVAIFALCKRGFVLGRGIVCKHSMLARYVLIIALGIYGWGYVGKKLKISEFIASNKAHKTYSTFYESHYKAPDIESIKQSFSMVAKPRNLLVIYMESMESSFASTNPHDFIPSIATPNLIPNLSTLASKGVSFSHIKQTIGTGWTIAGLISYNCAFPQTWLPFNAGFNDNVARYFLHSATCLGDVFSALGYEQAFFRGANADFAGSRGFFTSHNIPINDLASIEDYAQGFGDYRNDWGVKDSVLFSYVKEYLQEYAAKKDKKPFAFYVLSADTHAPGFVDKAQCDLPTSYANSLHCFDGIVGEFVEWFLQSPLAKDTTLVLLGDHLTMQQRFVRDGTSRSIYNAFINPTFTKPPTQDLLANRALSHFDITALLLDSIAIPTRAFGLGRNPLYGHTLQEQLGEDTLAAELGKPSRVYEGFWEFDRDKPTQH; translated from the coding sequence GTGAAAAACAGCACAAGCAATACCGCGATTCCTAGAATCCTAGAACAAAAGCAGCAATTAGAATCCAAAAGCGTTGATAAAAAACAAACACAACCCCTAGTAAACCCAACCGCGAGCAAGCTTAAACTAGAATCCACTTTTGAGCAAAACAGCCATTCTGCACACAACGCTCATTTATCGTCATCGCGAGCCTTGCGCCAGCAAGGCGTGGCGATCCATAAATCCGCGCAAGTGGATTCTAGTGTGGATTGCCACGCAACCGCGCTTGCTCGCAATGACAGAGAAAATAGCCCCTGTGAAAAAGTGGATTCTAGAGACAATGCCGAAAATATAAAAAACCTAGAATCCACTTTTGACAACGCCGCGCAAAAAAGCAAAAAAGCGGATTCTAGGGTTGAAGCGCAATCTTTTCACATTATCCTTCTTACATCGACACTTTTCACCCAAGCATTTTTTGCGCGTGCTGGAGTGTTTTTCTGCAGTTTTTGTGTATTTTTCCCATTTTTTGCGACATTGTGGGTGCGCAGGACCTTTGGCAAGGTGGATCTTAGCCAGATCATCTTCCACCTGCGCTTCCCTGTCGCGCCAAATGCCATTGATGTGGATTTTGTCTTTGCTTTTCTTGGTGTAGCCCTCTTGCCTAGCCTTGCTATCTCGCTAGCTCTTACGCACCCTAGTGGCACGGCTAGGGTGTTTGTAGCGATTTTTGCTCTGTGCAAGCGGGGCTTTGTGCTGGGCAGGGGCATAGTCTGCAAGCACTCTATGCTAGCGCGCTATGTGCTTATCATTGCACTTGGTATCTATGGCTGGGGCTATGTGGGCAAAAAGCTAAAAATCAGCGAATTTATCGCAAGCAACAAAGCGCATAAAACTTATAGCACCTTTTATGAGAGCCACTACAAAGCCCCCGATATAGAATCCATAAAGCAAAGCTTCTCTATGGTGGCAAAGCCTAGAAACTTGCTTGTGATTTATATGGAGTCTATGGAATCATCGTTTGCAAGCACAAATCCACACGATTTTATCCCAAGTATTGCTACGCCTAATCTCATTCCAAATTTAAGCACTCTGGCTTCAAAGGGGGTGAGCTTTAGCCATATCAAGCAGACCATAGGCACAGGCTGGACGATCGCTGGGCTTATCTCCTACAACTGCGCTTTCCCGCAAACTTGGCTGCCCTTTAACGCTGGCTTTAATGACAATGTCGCACGCTATTTTTTGCACTCGGCTACTTGCTTGGGCGATGTGTTTAGCGCGCTTGGCTATGAGCAGGCGTTTTTCCGTGGGGCGAATGCGGATTTCGCTGGGTCTAGGGGGTTTTTCACCTCGCATAATATCCCTATAAATGACCTTGCTTCCATAGAGGATTATGCGCAGGGCTTTGGGGATTATCGCAATGATTGGGGCGTGAAAGACTCCGTGCTTTTTAGCTATGTCAAGGAGTATTTACAAGAGTATGCTGCTAAAAAGGACAAAAAGCCCTTTGCCTTTTATGTGCTAAGTGCCGATACACACGCCCCGGGATTTGTGGATAAGGCGCAGTGCGATCTCCCCACAAGCTATGCCAACTCCCTGCACTGCTTTGATGGGATTGTGGGGGAGTTTGTGGAGTGGTTTTTGCAGAGTCCTTTGGCAAAGGATACGACTTTGGTCCTGCTAGGAGATCACCTCACAATGCAGCAGCGATTTGTGCGAGATGGCACAAGCAGAAGTATCTACAATGCTTTCATCAATCCCACTTTCACCAAGCCGCCCACGCAAGATCTGCTAGCAAATCGCGCCCTTAGCCACTTTGACATCACGGCATTACTACTAGATTCTATCGCTATCCCTACACGCGCCTTTGGGCTAGGGCGCAACCCTCTCTATGGGCACACGCTTCAAGAGCAGCTAGGGGAGGATACTCTTGCCGCAGAGCTTGGCAAGCCCTCAAGAGTATATGAGGGCTTTTGGGAGTTTGATAGAGATAAGCCCACGCAGCACTAG
- a CDS encoding uroporphyrinogen-III synthase: MRDIVLIHSTISQEIPTLCVSEIHYLPIYDALLESNIPPHAPQECIDALIFTSKHAVFSLMQAMAKRKELSAFAKIPAFAIGEKCAQALTQAGFAVEFVSSTSHGESFAGEIIERANGRKMLYFRAKDIASNLDLLLTQAQIPLAQITAYTKQPKPLPQSLKPRPQSVLIFTAPSHYHFFVQNFGWDPSYIAVAIGQTTLRAFAPSTICYASPIQSLESCIDLAKILAQRAQNHTAAQSSLKKLK, from the coding sequence ATGCGTGATATTGTGCTAATCCACTCTACAATCTCCCAAGAGATCCCCACGCTCTGCGTGAGTGAGATCCACTATCTCCCCATCTATGATGCCCTACTAGAATCCAATATCCCACCCCACGCGCCACAAGAGTGCATTGACGCGCTTATTTTCACCTCTAAACACGCGGTTTTTTCCCTTATGCAAGCAATGGCTAAGAGAAAAGAGCTTAGCGCATTTGCCAAGATTCCTGCATTTGCCATAGGGGAGAAATGCGCCCAAGCATTGACCCAAGCAGGCTTTGCTGTGGAGTTTGTCTCTAGCACCTCGCACGGGGAAAGCTTTGCTGGAGAGATTATAGAGCGCGCTAATGGGCGTAAAATGCTCTACTTCCGCGCCAAAGACATCGCCTCAAATCTCGACCTACTTCTCACACAAGCCCAAATCCCCCTAGCCCAAATCACCGCCTACACCAAACAGCCAAAGCCCCTGCCCCAATCCCTAAAGCCACGCCCTCAATCTGTGCTAATTTTTACCGCGCCAAGTCATTATCACTTTTTTGTGCAGAATTTTGGCTGGGATCCTAGCTATATCGCCGTAGCGATCGGGCAGACAACCCTGCGTGCCTTCGCCCCTAGCACGATATGCTATGCCAGCCCTATACAAAGCCTAGAGTCCTGCATAGACCTAGCCAAAATTCTAGCCCAAAGAGCCCAGAATCACACCGCTGCGCAATCAAGCCTCAAAAAGCTTAAATAA
- a CDS encoding lipid A deacylase LpxR family protein, with translation MLKSLKMIWLKLLLKKQNNPLSPLAETPIYHLSILNLPYKNLHPITSSSKQAKPHAIARLLCILCICLLHNVDSTTTPSDSPSSAQAPKAAPPTLQMRAHALLWLDYENDANFDSRVDKYYTAGVRLGFVSKESSALKFLRFASLQQFFTPSAATSFGLAIKQEMYAPKDRFSPIPPADDHPYGGGLGATFSSLTRSAYIFENLSIDLGLVGKASGAKEVQDLIHDLTNNAHLAGWGTQLRNEFILNAHWGISASIPQILEATAHSLDLMPQFALSLGNARIHAQASLLMRFGYALSPNTAPMLINSGFVGAPSPSRSFCLYGFAGAGVRAVGRNIFLQGNTFAPHFAVEKTIAIMPFMAEFIWGGVLEYRRFMLTLSVVHRSKEFATQDGFHNFGLISLGVKI, from the coding sequence ATGCTGAAGAGCCTAAAGATGATATGGCTCAAGCTCCTGCTGAAGAAGCAAAATAACCCTTTGTCTCCGCTCGCGGAGACTCCAATCTACCACCTATCTATACTAAACTTACCATACAAAAACTTGCACCCTATCACATCTAGCTCCAAGCAAGCCAAACCCCACGCCATAGCAAGGCTATTATGTATCCTTTGTATATGCTTACTGCATAATGTAGATTCTACCACCACGCCTAGCGACTCACCAAGCTCCGCGCAAGCCCCTAAAGCCGCACCCCCCACACTCCAAATGCGCGCGCACGCGCTACTTTGGCTTGATTATGAAAATGACGCAAACTTCGATAGCAGAGTAGATAAATACTACACCGCAGGCGTGCGGCTAGGCTTTGTCTCTAAGGAATCTAGCGCGCTTAAGTTTTTGCGCTTTGCTAGCTTGCAGCAGTTTTTTACGCCTAGTGCGGCTACTAGCTTTGGGCTAGCTATCAAGCAAGAAATGTATGCCCCTAAGGATAGATTCTCCCCTATCCCGCCAGCAGATGACCACCCTTATGGTGGTGGCTTGGGCGCGACATTTAGTAGCCTTACGCGCAGTGCATATATATTTGAAAATCTAAGCATTGATCTTGGGCTTGTGGGCAAGGCAAGCGGGGCAAAAGAAGTGCAAGATCTCATCCACGATCTAACCAACAACGCCCATCTAGCAGGCTGGGGGACACAACTACGCAATGAATTTATCCTAAATGCACATTGGGGCATAAGTGCAAGTATCCCACAGATCCTAGAAGCCACCGCCCATAGCCTAGATCTAATGCCGCAATTTGCCCTAAGCCTAGGCAATGCCAGAATCCACGCGCAAGCAAGCTTGCTTATGCGCTTTGGCTACGCTCTTAGTCCCAACACCGCGCCTATGCTTATCAATAGTGGCTTTGTAGGTGCGCCAAGTCCTAGCAGGAGCTTTTGCCTCTATGGCTTTGCGGGGGCTGGCGTGCGTGCTGTGGGGCGTAATATCTTTTTGCAAGGCAATACATTTGCCCCGCATTTTGCCGTTGAAAAAACAATCGCGATTATGCCTTTTATGGCTGAATTTATTTGGGGTGGTGTGCTTGAGTATCGGCGATTTATGCTGACTCTCAGTGTCGTGCATAGGAGCAAAGAGTTTGCCACACAAGATGGCTTCCACAACTTTGGGCTAATTTCGCTAGGGGTTAAAATCTAA